The genome window GGGAGCTGGAAATTTCTAACGTCAATGGCTCCATTCGTTTGGAAGACGTAGCGGGCTCGGCCGTGCTCAACACCGTAAACGGCGACATTGTATCGACCTTCAAGGACATTACCGGCGGCGTGCCCATGGCCTTTTCCAGCGTCAATGGCAAGATTGACGTGAGTTTGCCCGCCCGGGCCAAGGCTGATCTGAAGCTCAAGTCGGACCGGGGCGAAATTTACAGCGACTTTGATTTGACCGTTGATAATAGTGCGCCCAAAGTGACTCGCACGACCAAGGACGGCACCTACCGCGTGAGCCAGGAAAGCTGGACGAGCGGCAAGCTCAACGGCGGCGGCGCCGAGTTCATGATGAAAACTCTGAACGGAAATATCTACATCCGCAAGGCGAAGTGAGTGGCCTCGCCGCGGGGCTTCTGGCTGCAACCAGGGCCCCGCACTAGCGCCCGCCGCCGGAGCACCCGGCCTTTCGCCCCTCCTACCCTACCCCTTCCGTTGGGCTTTAGCCAAGCGCGGTTTTAACCGCTGCCAGCCCCCGCTATGCCCCGCCTTTTTCAATCCTTACGTCCTCCCATTAGCCCTCCAAAATTCCCCTCTTCGGCTATGAAAGCACTTTTTACTTTGCGTTTTTTCCTGCTGCTGTTGGGGTGCTGGGCAAGCGCCCACCTTTCGGCTCTGGCCCAGGCGGCGGCCCCGGTAGCGGGCGCGGCTACCACGCCGGCTCCCAAGCGCCAGCTGCAGGCCGTACGCATTACGCAGGCTATCAAGCTTGATGGCGTGTTGGATGAGGCGGTGTGGCAGCAGGCCCCCGTGGCTTCTGATTTTGTGCAGCAGCGCCCCAATCCCGGCGTGCCGGAAAAGCAGAAAACGGAAGTGCGCATCCTCTACGATGACGCCAACCTCTACATCGGGGCCGTGATGCACGATGTGGCCCAGGACTCCATTCTGCGCGAAATGACCCAGCGGGACCATTTCGGCAACACCGACCTATTCTCAGTATTCCTGGACACTTACCAGGATCAGTTAAACGGTTACAACTTCACTGTTACTACCTCCGGCGTGCAGCTGGATGCGCGCTACTCCCCGGCCGGGGGCGAGGATTTCAACTGGAATGCCGTGTGGGACGCGCGCACCAGCATGCGCGGCACCGACTGGATTGCCGAACTGCGCATTCCCTACTCCGCACTCCGGTTTAGTAATGCGCCCGAGCAGCTTTGGGGCCTCAACTTTGCCCGCCAGCGCAAGCGCGACAACGCCCAGTTTTTCTGGAATGAGGTAAAACCGGCCGTCAATGGTTTTGTGAACCAGTGGGGGGAGTTGCGCGGGGTGCGCGACATCAAGCCCCCGCTGCGCCTCTCGCTCACGCCTTACGTCTCGGCCTACGTCAACCACAATCCGCTGAACGCGGAGGCCACCCGGCGCACTACGACCAACTTCAACGGCGGAGCCGACGTGAAGTGGGGCATCAACGAAAGCTTCACTCTGGACGCCACGCTGGTGCCCGACTTTGGGCAGGTGCAGAGCGACAATCAAGTGCTGAACCTCTCGCCCTTCGAGGTACAGTTCAACGAAAACCGCCAGTTTTTCACCGAAGGCACGGAGCTGTTCAACAAGGGCAACCTGTTTTATTCTCGCCGCGTGGGCGCTACCCCCATCGGGTTTTACGGCGTGCCGCTGGGTAGCAAGGAGAAGCTAGTGCGCAACCCGGCCGAAACGCGCCTGCTCAACGCCACCAAAGTATCGGGCCGCACGAAAAACGGCCTGGGGGTGGGTTTTTTCAATGCCCTGAGCAACGACGTGTATGCCACCGTGCGCAACGACGAAACCAGCCAGCAGCGGGAGGTGCTCACCCAGCCGTTCAGCAACTACAACATCATGGTGCTGGACCAGAGCCTGAAGAACAACTCCTACGTTTCGCTCATCAATACCAACGTTACGCGCTGGGGTAGCACCTACGACGCCAATGTAACCGGCGGCTTGTTCCGCTTCGCCAACAAGAAAAACGCCTACGCCGTGGATGGCAGCCTGGTGTACTCGCGGCGGCGCGGCACCGTGTTCGGCTCCGAGCAGCAGATTGACGACCAGGACGGCTACAAGTACCAGCTGGGCGTCGGCAAAATCAGCGGCAGCTTTACCTGGGGGCTCCACCACGGCATCGAGTCAGCCTCCTACAACCCCAACGACCTGGGCATTCTGTTCGGCAACAACAACATCCGGCAGTCGGTGCACGCAGCCTACCGCAAGTTTAAGCCCTTCTGGAAGGTGAACAACATGGCCTTTTTCGGGCAGGTGAGTCATTCGCTGCTTTACAAGCCTACCCGCTACCAGAACATGAACTTCTACACCGGGTTCAACACCACCTTTACCAAAAGCTTTCTGCAGGTGGGCTACGATTTCGACGCCAGCCCCGTCACCCACGACTTTTACGAGCCTCGCACCTTCCCGCTGGGCGAGTACTTTGTGCGCGTGCCCGGCAACGCCGGCATCGTGCTGTTTGTCAACTCCGACTCCCGCCGCAAATTCGCGTACGGCGTGAATGCCGGCGGCCGCCTCTACGGCCTAGATGAGCGCCTGGCCCGGGCGCGGCGCCTGCGCTACAGTGCCGGTTTCTACCCCCGCTACCGCGTCAATGACCACCTTACTTTCCGCTACAGCTTGGATTGGAGCTTGGCCGATAACCAGATTGGCTACGTGAACGGCGGCCTGAGTGCCCAGGAGGTGCTGGACCAGCCCTTCCTCGGCCAACTTATGCTGGGCCGCCGCGACGTGGCCACCGTTTCCAACGTCGTATCCGTGGCGTACACCTTTACCAACCGCATGTCGTTTACCCTGCGTACGCGCCACTACACCAGCAACGTGCGCTACGCCGATTTCGCCGCCCTCGGCCCCGGAGGCCAGGAAACGCTGGTAGACTACCGCCGCAACCGCGACAATACCTACAATGCCTTCAACGTGGACGCGGTGTACTCCTGGTGGTTTGCGCCCGGCTCCCAAGTCAGCATCGTTTGGAAGAATGCGGGCTCCACCTTTTTGCTGGCCGAGGAGGCTACTCCGCAGTATTTCAACAACTTCAACAACACCATCAATACACCCCACAACAACTCCCTTTCGGTGAAAGTCCTTTACTACCTCGACTACCTCACGTTCCGGCGCAATAACTAAAGGGCAAGCCCGGCCGCTGGCGTAGCCCGTTGTCCTACCTCTCACACGAGCTCAGAGGGTGCTCTTGCGGGCATGTCAGGGCCCCGGGAGGTAGGGAAGCGGGGCAGCTGGTCACCTGGTAGAGGGGGCCGTTCATCGAAAAACTGCTGCCCACGATGCGCGGCTGCGTACTTTCGCCTCTCTACCGGGCGCGAGTACGCGGCCGCGCTTTTACGGCGTCGGCCGCTTTGCTGCCCGGGCCCACCCTGTTCCCGCCCTGAGTTAGTATGTCCTCTATTCTGCAGTACTACCGCAATCCGCTGGGTAGCATTACCTACGACCTCGCGGGGTTTGTACAGCTCACCTGGTCTGATGCTCCCATTAGCTCCCCCGAGTTGCAGTCCATCTACGCACACACGTTGCAGGCGCTGCGGCATCATGCGGCGCGTAAGCTACTCACCGACCAGCGGCAGCGGCAGCCCCTACCCCTAGCTGAGCAACGCTGGATTGTGGAGCATTGGATTCCGCGGGCCGTGCAGGAATGCGCTTACAACCGCTGCGCCATTGTAGAAAGCCAAGACACAGTGCGCCGGCAGGCCGCACGGGCCGTGGGGCAGGCCCTGGGCACTAATCCGCCTTTGTTTCAATATTTTACGGAGGAAGACGTAGCTCGAACCTGGCTTCAGCAGGACAACTAGCCCCCATGCAACAACTCCGGGGCTACCAGCCCCGGAGTCGTTGGGTTTGTAATACAATGAATTCGGGCAGGGAAAATTCGCCCGTTACGTAGCGCTGTAGTAGCTGCATCGTGGCAGCCGTCACCAGCGTTGTGCCTTCCTGACTGATGCCAGAAATGTACTCTGCCTGCAGCAACCGTTTCGCCCAGGCATGTTGTTCTGCAACGGGCATGGAGGCAGGAGGCGCCTGAAAATGCATAAGCAAGTTAGGATGGTGCTCTTTTACGTACGCTAGCATTACCCTAACCAGATTGCCCTACCCGAATAAATCAGTTCTGCGCCACCCGGCGCCTGCCACCCGCATACGCCCAGCACCCCACGGTTGGCGGGCAAAACGTACCCCGCAGAAGGCCCGCTGTTTTCTGGCTTGTTTAACACTCAAACACGGTTGCCTTGCCCTGCCGCACGTGTTCCGGACCCTGGTAGCGGGTAGCGGGCAGGCTGCGCAACAGCAGGTATAAGCCCGTAGCCGAGAGTTCCTGAATTAGGGCGCTGGACATGCCACACCAGTAAATAATGAGGTGGGCCAGCCGGGCCTGCTGCTCGGCCTGAAATATAGCCTGCTGCCCCTCATAAGAAACGCTACGTAGCTGTTGGCAATCAACCCAGAGCGTGTCGCTGCCGCGGGCAATGGCCTTGTTCAGAGCCTCTTGCAGACATTGTGCCTCTTCCGCGGTGCTGCAGGTGCCGCGCACACTTACCCCCTGGTTAGTAGGAGGCCCCCCGAACTGAATAGTTAACGTCTGAGCTGGCACTTACAGTAGATTTGGTATATACTATTCCAAGAAACACTGCAAAGCTAGAAGCCAGGCTCCTCATTTAAGCCCGTCAAAACCCGTATTTACCCTGCGGATTTTACGCAAATTTACCACCTGCCAAGCGGGCCAGATCTAGGCAAACAAGTCGGCGTTATCAGCGGAATACCCTACCCTAGTTGGTATATAGCCACTGCTGGGCGGTGGTCATTTCGTCAAATTCGAAGAGCTGCACCGTGGGCTGCTGGGTGTGGCGCAGCATGGCCTGGATGCACAGCCGCCCGGGCCAGTCCATGGCGTTTAGCACGGCCATGGATGTAATTCCTTCCTCAACCAACCGGGGGTAGAAAGTCTGCCCCAACCACGGCGTGGTAGGCGCCCAGCCATCCAGCAGTTCAGTGGAGTCGTTCAGAACTTTCTGGCTGTGGGTGCTGCGCACAGCGGCCAGTAGCAGGCTGCAGTTTTCCTCCACCAAACGTGGCGTGTGGGTTCCGCGCAACTCTACGTGGAGCCAGTTCTGCTCCTGCTTGTGAAATATTGTAAAAGACGGCGAATCAAATAAGAGCATAAACCTGGAGGCACCTTAATAGAGAGCTTCCGTGCGGAAGCTCGTACTCAACGCACAACCAAGGCTAGATAATTCCCTGGTTTCCAGCTCCATTTTACGCCTTCTCCTATTCGAGCCCCGGCAGCCGCCCACCAGAAAAACACCTACAATGACTTCGTGAAACTGACCTTGATTTTGAGTTGAAAGTCACTGATGACTTTGAATATTTCCTTAAGCGTGACTTGTTCGACCTGGGTAAGAGAGGTCGGGTCCAGGTAGTTGGTGGGGGTAGTGCGGTCATTGATGATCTGGCGGGCCTGTTTCTGCAGGCGCATGCCCATCAGGTAGTAGTAGGCCTGCAGCAGTTCCTGGGTTTCCTTGGCATTGAACACGCCCTGCTCCCGCAGTCCGGCCAGCCGCTCACCGGTGTTGGTGGGTAGCAGCTGGTGCTGCAGCGCGTACACCCGCACTAGGTCCACAATTGGGGTCATGGCCTTTTTCAGGTCAAACACCTGCTGGCCCTCCTGGGCGAAGGTGCGAATGTTGCGGAAGAACGTCAGCGGGGGCTCGTACTGCAGGGCGTTTTTGGCCATGAAGAACAGGAAGCGCTCCAGGGGCTGGGCCAGTTCCTGGCGCAGAAACTCCTGCAGCTCCCGCATCAGGCTGGCCTCGCCGTAGAGGTAGCGGCAGTCGAAGAAGGTAGCAAACTGCATCACCGTTTCGGGGTTCGATTCGCTCATCCACTGGTGGTAGTTGCGCTTCCAGTGCGAGAGGGAATGGGTCCACTTGGGGTTCTTGGCCATGAAGCCCCCGCTGCAGTAGTGCAGCCCAATGTGATTAAGCTGGTCGGAAACGGCCGTGGCAAAGCGCAGGAAGTACTCCCGCACCAGCTCGCGTTGCTCGTTGGCCTTGTCCTCGTAGATGATGGCGTTGTCCTGGTCCGTGAGCAGAGTTTGCTCCTGGCGGCCTTCGCTACCCAGCACCATGAACACGAACTTGGCCGGGGCCGGCCCTAGCTCGGCCAGCACGTTTTCAATCACCTTCAGGGCAATGGTATCGGCCACGGTGGAAATCACCTGGTTCACGATGTCGGCCTTCACGCCCCGGCTCAGGAGCTGGTTGACGATGTCGGGTACCATTTGCCAGCGCCGCTTCAGCTCCCGGGTGCCCTGGGCTAGCTTCACGGCCTGAATGAACATGAATGGCGACTGGGCCAGGTCGCTGAGCAGCTTATTGCGGCTCAGGAAACCCACGTACTCGCCGGCCCGCTCCACCAGCAGGTAGCGGGTTTTGGTCTGAAACATCAGCAGAATGGCCTCATACACGAAGGCATCCTGCGAAATAGACACCAGCGGGGTGGCCGCCACGTCCGCCACCGGCCGGGCCGCATCCAACTGGCGGGCAATTACGGAGTCGCGCAGGGTAATGTCGGTGCAGTAGCCGCTGATGGCCCCCGTGTCGGTATCGGTCACGAATAGGCAGCTGACCTTGGCGGCAGCCATGCGCCGGGCCACTTCGTAAATCGGCTCACTGCCGGGGCAGGTCACCAGCTCGCGCACCTCCACGGTGCTGATGCGGCGGGAGAACAGCTGATCGGCCACCAGAAAGTTCTGCTCCGGCGGGTTAACGGGCTTCACGAAGTGGGCAAACTCCTCGTTGAGCATCCGCTCCCCGTAGCGGGCCGTGAAGTAGTGAAAGAACGGTCCGTAGGCCTGGCACAGGGCTCGAAAGTCGCGGCGGGCTAGCTGGAGCACGCGCGTGCCCTTGTGCACGATTACCGTGCGCAAGGAGCGTTTCTTGTTGAGCAGAATGGACATGCCGCCGTAGCAGGTGCCGGGGCCATACACCTCGGGCAGGCGCTTGTGCTGCTGACTGTCATAGAAGAACGTTTCGTACTTGCCCTCCACAATAATATCGAGGCTGCGCACCTTGGACGTATCCTGCTGGTAGAGCAGCGTTTCGCGCGGGTGGCGCACTTCCTGCAGCAGGTCTACTACTCCCAGCAGCACCTCCTCGGGCAGGAGGTTGAAGGGCGCAACGGTACGAAGAAAAGCAAGGCGATTATCCATAGAGCAGCCAATATACAAGCAGAAGCAACCCCGCCACCAGCAGGCCCAGCCACCACCCCCCGGGCTCCAGCCAGCCTAGCGGCCTACCCTCCGGCACGGTCAGGAGCTGCTGGCCCTCCAGGATTTCTTCGGGAAGCAAGCCGCGGCGGCGCAGCTCGAAAAAGCAGCGGGCTGTGGCTACGGCGTCCACGTAGGCGTCGTGGTGGTGCGCCAGGGGTTCAGCGAACAGCAGTTCGTGCAGCTCATGCAGGCGAAGGCGGCGCGCCGGGCCGCCCGGCAGTGGGGGCCAGGTGGCCGCCATTGTGCAGAACTGCGGCAGGCCGGGCAGTGGGTTAGGTAGCCCTACCCGGGCGAAGGCTGCTCCCAACACGTGAAAATCAAGGCGCAGAAAATGCCCAACCACGCGGGGCCGGTACGTGGTCAAATCCTGGAGCAGGCGGCGCAAGACGGGTTCCGGGGGCTGCCCCTGCGCCTGCAAGAACTCCGGGGTCAGGCCGTGAATGGCAATGGCGGCGGCCGGCATACTCCCAGCTGGAATCTGGAGGTAGGCCTGATCGGCCTTCACGAACTCGCCCTGCCCGGTGTAGACCACCCACCCTACCTGCGCCACGCTGGGCCAGGCATTTTCCTGGCTGTGGGGCCGGTCCCAGCGGGTAGGCAGGCCGGTGGTTTCCGTGTCTAGGAAGAGCAGGTAGTCCGTCATGAAGGGTAGCAGCGGCCGGCGGGGTTACTAGGCAACCGTCCCGATAAACTTAGCCGAGGGGTCGCGCAGGGGGCCAGCCGGGGCCGGGGGCAGGCGGTCGGAGGAGCCGCGCACCAGCAGTTCCGGCCGCAGGGCCACTTGGCGGGGGGTAAACGGGCGGCCGTCGGCCTCAATCAACTCCAGCAGCAGCCGCACGGCGGCCTGGCCCATTTCCTCACAGCGCTGGTCGATGGTGGTGATGGGAGGCTGGGTGATGACGGTGAAGGTTTCGTTGCTGAAACCAGAAATAGCCACGTCCTCGGGCACGCGCAGGCCCTGGCGGTGCGCTTCCTGCAGGGCCCCAAGGGCGCAGTAGTCACCGGCGGCAAACACGCCATCCGGGGGAGTAGGTAGGGCCAGCAGCTGGCGCATGCCCTCGGCGCCCTGGTCCTGGGCCATATCCGAGTACAGAATCAGGCTTTCGTCTTCGGGCAAACCGGCTTCCCGCAGCGCATCGAGGTAGCCCTGGCGGCGGTTTTTGTAAATGTTCAGGTGTTGGGGACCGGCTAGGTGGGCAATGCGGCGGCAGCCCTGGTTGAGCAGGTGGCGGGTAGAAACGTAGCCACCCTCCTGGTCGTCGAGCACCACGGCATTTACGTTGTCACCCTCCACAATCCGGTCGAAAAACACCAACGGCAGGCCCCGGCCGCGCACTTTCTCGAAATGGCGGAAGTCAAGGGTAGTGCGCGAGAGCGACACCAGAATACCCGCCACCTGGGCGCTGAGCAGGATGTCGAGGTTGCGCCGCTCCTGGGCCACGTCCTCGTTCGACTGGCAGATAATAACGTTGTAGCCCGCCCGGCTGGCGGCCGTTTCAATGCCATGCACCACCGACGGGAAAAACCGCCCCTCAATGTAGGGCACCACAATGCCAAGCAGCTGGCTTTTGCCCTTGCGCAGGGCCGAGGCCAGGCGGTTGGGCTGGTAGTTGTACTTCTTAGCCAGCTTGAGCACCTTCTGCTTCATGGCCGGCCCAATGCTGTGGTGGTCACTGAGCGCCCGCGAAATGGTGGTCATGGACACGCCTAGCTCCCGGGCCAGATCGGCCATGGAAACGGGACTGGTTGTAGTTGAATCCGGGGCTTGCTTTTTTCGGGGAGCCATACTATAAGGCGCTACACAATGCTTTGTGTAAAGATAGTAGAATTTGTAATCTTATGGGCAGCGTTGCAGGAAGAACCCGCTGCTGATTCTGCTAGTGAAGTAGGAGGCAGAGCCTAAATATAACTCTTCTGCGCTTGATTATCCGGCCGCAAGCTGATTTGCGAAATAAACTGCCGGCATGTTGAGTTTTTCTTATTACTTTACACAATCGATTGTGCCATTTCCAATTCGGTATTCCTTCTACCGGCCAGGGTGCCACCGAAAGTTTTAACTCCGCCGCTTTGCCCGCGGCCGAGGTCAACCCACCAGCTTACCCGCACTTCGCTCATTTCCCTTTCTCCTATGCCCACATCTTCCCCCACCCGTATTGCGCAGTTGGCTACGGGCCTGGCTTTGTGCAGCGCCCTTGGTTTACCTGCTGCCCTAGCCCAAACCAAACCCACGGCGGCCAACACCCTGACGGTCCAGGTTAATAAGCCCGGCGCACCCATCGCCAAAACCATGTACGGCCTCTTCTTCGAGGACATCAACTTCGCGGCTGATGGCGGCTTGTACCCAGAGCTGGTCAAAAACAAATCGTTTGAGATTCAGGGTCAGCACTTTATTGGCTGGAACGCCATTCGGGGCGGGGCCGGCCTGCAGACGTACACCGTGGTAAGCGAGCGGCCCATCAGCGCCACCAACAACCACTTTGCGCGCCTAACGGCCCGCACGGCCAATCCCGACGCGGGCCTGGTAAACGAAGGCTTCCGGGGCATGGGCGTCAAGCAGGGCGCCGAGTATACGTTTTCGGTGTATCTGCGGCGCGGGCCGGGTAGCGTGAGTGGCCTGCGGGTGGCTCTGGAAGAGCAAGGGCGCCCGGGGTCGGGGCCCGAAGCGGCTACCTCGGGCCGCGTACTGGCCGAAACCCAGGTTACGGGCCTCACCGACCAATGGAAGAAGTACACCGTTGTGTTAAAACCCTCCGCCACGGCGGCCCGGGCCCAGCTTAAGCTGACGCTGGAAGGCGCCGGAACCTTGGATATTGATGTAGTGTCGCTGTTTCCGAAAGACACCTATAACCAGCGGGAGAACGGCATGCGCACTGATCTGGTGCAGCTGCTCAAGGATATGAACCCCGGCTTCCTGCGCTTTCCCGGCGGCTGCATCGTGGAGGGCCGGACCCTGTCGGAGCGCTACCAGTGGAAGGAATCCATCGGCGACCTGGCCTCCCGCGTGCCCTTGATTAACCGCTGGAACATGGAGTTCCGGCACCGCTCCACCCCCGATTACTACCAGTCGTTCGGGCTGGGCTTCTTTGAATATTTCCAGCTTTCCGAGGACATCGGGGCTGAGCCCGTGCCCATTCTGAACGTGGGCATGGCCTGCCAGTTTAACTCCTCGGAGCTGGCTCCCATCAGCAGCGCGGCCACGGGCGGCGGCAGCGGCCCCAGCGCCTCAGCCAGCACCGGCCACAACCACGCCGACGATGATCCGTCCCTGGAAACGTTTATTCAGGACGCGCTGGATTTGATTGAGTTTGCCAACGGTCCAGCCAGCTCCACCTGGGGCGCTAAGCGCGTGGCTATGGGGCACGCCGCTCCGTTCAACCTCAAGTTTATCGGTATTGGCAACGAGCAGTGGGGCCCCCAGTATCTGGAGCGCTACGAGCCGTTCATGAAAGCCGTGAAGGCCAAGTACCCCAGCATCAACATTGTATCCAGCGCCGGTCCGAGCCCCGACGGGGAGCTGTTCACTAAGGCCACGGAGCGTCTGCGCGAGCTGAAGGCCGAGGTTATTGACGAGCATTACTACGCCAAGCCCGAGTGGTTCCGCCAGAACGTGGGCCGCTACGACAACTACCCCACCACCGGCAGTAAGATTTTCGCCGGCGAGTACGCCGCCCAGAGCGTGGCCATCGGGAGCCCCGACAACAAGAATAGCTGGGACTGTGCCATTTCGGAAGCCGCCTTCATGACCGGCCTGGAGCGCAACGCCGATAAGGTTATCATGGCCTCCTACGCCCCGCTGTTCGCCCACGTGGATGCCTGGCAGTGGACGCCGGACCTAATCTGGTTTGACAACCTGAAGGCCTACGGCACGCCCAACTACTACGTGCAAAAGATGTACAGTACCAACCCCGGCACTACCATGCTACCGGTGCAGCGCGGGGCGGGTGCCAAGAACGGGGCCGAAAACCTGTTCAGCAGCGCCACCGCCGACGATAAAACCGGGGAAATCATTGTGAAGCTGGTGAACTACTCGCCCGAGGCCCGGCCCGTTACGGTTAGCCTGCAAGGCGTGAAAAAGCTGGGCAAAAC of Hymenobacter sublimis contains these proteins:
- a CDS encoding DUF5916 domain-containing protein; the protein is MKALFTLRFFLLLLGCWASAHLSALAQAAAPVAGAATTPAPKRQLQAVRITQAIKLDGVLDEAVWQQAPVASDFVQQRPNPGVPEKQKTEVRILYDDANLYIGAVMHDVAQDSILREMTQRDHFGNTDLFSVFLDTYQDQLNGYNFTVTTSGVQLDARYSPAGGEDFNWNAVWDARTSMRGTDWIAELRIPYSALRFSNAPEQLWGLNFARQRKRDNAQFFWNEVKPAVNGFVNQWGELRGVRDIKPPLRLSLTPYVSAYVNHNPLNAEATRRTTTNFNGGADVKWGINESFTLDATLVPDFGQVQSDNQVLNLSPFEVQFNENRQFFTEGTELFNKGNLFYSRRVGATPIGFYGVPLGSKEKLVRNPAETRLLNATKVSGRTKNGLGVGFFNALSNDVYATVRNDETSQQREVLTQPFSNYNIMVLDQSLKNNSYVSLINTNVTRWGSTYDANVTGGLFRFANKKNAYAVDGSLVYSRRRGTVFGSEQQIDDQDGYKYQLGVGKISGSFTWGLHHGIESASYNPNDLGILFGNNNIRQSVHAAYRKFKPFWKVNNMAFFGQVSHSLLYKPTRYQNMNFYTGFNTTFTKSFLQVGYDFDASPVTHDFYEPRTFPLGEYFVRVPGNAGIVLFVNSDSRRKFAYGVNAGGRLYGLDERLARARRLRYSAGFYPRYRVNDHLTFRYSLDWSLADNQIGYVNGGLSAQEVLDQPFLGQLMLGRRDVATVSNVVSVAYTFTNRMSFTLRTRHYTSNVRYADFAALGPGGQETLVDYRRNRDNTYNAFNVDAVYSWWFAPGSQVSIVWKNAGSTFLLAEEATPQYFNNFNNTINTPHNNSLSVKVLYYLDYLTFRRNN
- a CDS encoding STAS domain-containing protein, producing the protein MPAQTLTIQFGGPPTNQGVSVRGTCSTAEEAQCLQEALNKAIARGSDTLWVDCQQLRSVSYEGQQAIFQAEQQARLAHLIIYWCGMSSALIQELSATGLYLLLRSLPATRYQGPEHVRQGKATVFEC
- a CDS encoding DUF294 nucleotidyltransferase-like domain-containing protein — translated: MDNRLAFLRTVAPFNLLPEEVLLGVVDLLQEVRHPRETLLYQQDTSKVRSLDIIVEGKYETFFYDSQQHKRLPEVYGPGTCYGGMSILLNKKRSLRTVIVHKGTRVLQLARRDFRALCQAYGPFFHYFTARYGERMLNEEFAHFVKPVNPPEQNFLVADQLFSRRISTVEVRELVTCPGSEPIYEVARRMAAAKVSCLFVTDTDTGAISGYCTDITLRDSVIARQLDAARPVADVAATPLVSISQDAFVYEAILLMFQTKTRYLLVERAGEYVGFLSRNKLLSDLAQSPFMFIQAVKLAQGTRELKRRWQMVPDIVNQLLSRGVKADIVNQVISTVADTIALKVIENVLAELGPAPAKFVFMVLGSEGRQEQTLLTDQDNAIIYEDKANEQRELVREYFLRFATAVSDQLNHIGLHYCSGGFMAKNPKWTHSLSHWKRNYHQWMSESNPETVMQFATFFDCRYLYGEASLMRELQEFLRQELAQPLERFLFFMAKNALQYEPPLTFFRNIRTFAQEGQQVFDLKKAMTPIVDLVRVYALQHQLLPTNTGERLAGLREQGVFNAKETQELLQAYYYLMGMRLQKQARQIINDRTTPTNYLDPTSLTQVEQVTLKEIFKVISDFQLKIKVSFTKSL
- a CDS encoding 3'-5' exonuclease, translated to MTDYLLFLDTETTGLPTRWDRPHSQENAWPSVAQVGWVVYTGQGEFVKADQAYLQIPAGSMPAAAIAIHGLTPEFLQAQGQPPEPVLRRLLQDLTTYRPRVVGHFLRLDFHVLGAAFARVGLPNPLPGLPQFCTMAATWPPLPGGPARRLRLHELHELLFAEPLAHHHDAYVDAVATARCFFELRRRGLLPEEILEGQQLLTVPEGRPLGWLEPGGWWLGLLVAGLLLLVYWLLYG
- a CDS encoding LacI family DNA-binding transcriptional regulator, producing the protein MAPRKKQAPDSTTTSPVSMADLARELGVSMTTISRALSDHHSIGPAMKQKVLKLAKKYNYQPNRLASALRKGKSQLLGIVVPYIEGRFFPSVVHGIETAASRAGYNVIICQSNEDVAQERRNLDILLSAQVAGILVSLSRTTLDFRHFEKVRGRGLPLVFFDRIVEGDNVNAVVLDDQEGGYVSTRHLLNQGCRRIAHLAGPQHLNIYKNRRQGYLDALREAGLPEDESLILYSDMAQDQGAEGMRQLLALPTPPDGVFAAGDYCALGALQEAHRQGLRVPEDVAISGFSNETFTVITQPPITTIDQRCEEMGQAAVRLLLELIEADGRPFTPRQVALRPELLVRGSSDRLPPAPAGPLRDPSAKFIGTVA
- a CDS encoding alpha-L-arabinofuranosidase C-terminal domain-containing protein, coding for MPTSSPTRIAQLATGLALCSALGLPAALAQTKPTAANTLTVQVNKPGAPIAKTMYGLFFEDINFAADGGLYPELVKNKSFEIQGQHFIGWNAIRGGAGLQTYTVVSERPISATNNHFARLTARTANPDAGLVNEGFRGMGVKQGAEYTFSVYLRRGPGSVSGLRVALEEQGRPGSGPEAATSGRVLAETQVTGLTDQWKKYTVVLKPSATAARAQLKLTLEGAGTLDIDVVSLFPKDTYNQRENGMRTDLVQLLKDMNPGFLRFPGGCIVEGRTLSERYQWKESIGDLASRVPLINRWNMEFRHRSTPDYYQSFGLGFFEYFQLSEDIGAEPVPILNVGMACQFNSSELAPISSAATGGGSGPSASASTGHNHADDDPSLETFIQDALDLIEFANGPASSTWGAKRVAMGHAAPFNLKFIGIGNEQWGPQYLERYEPFMKAVKAKYPSINIVSSAGPSPDGELFTKATERLRELKAEVIDEHYYAKPEWFRQNVGRYDNYPTTGSKIFAGEYAAQSVAIGSPDNKNSWDCAISEAAFMTGLERNADKVIMASYAPLFAHVDAWQWTPDLIWFDNLKAYGTPNYYVQKMYSTNPGTTMLPVQRGAGAKNGAENLFSSATADDKTGEIIVKLVNYSPEARPVTVSLQGVKKLGKTGKATVLASNDLNAVNSLNQPMNVAPKDESFKISSSNVTYTLAPNSFTVLRIPGKR